The Solenopsis invicta isolate M01_SB chromosome 3, UNIL_Sinv_3.0, whole genome shotgun sequence region ACATAAGAATATGAGGGATAGAAAGTTAAGTTAATTAGGTtacgttaaataattaaaatagtagCTTACCACAGTAATTCACAACAATGCACAATGAGTGCACATAATTTTTCACATTGCCAAacggaaaattttatattaaataatcaattgaGGGGCTGGATTAAATAAGGGATACTTATAAAATCCAGCCCCTCAATTAGAAACGTGGGCAATTTCGCGGCACTTGGGCACGAAagcaataaactttttaaaaagactAAACAGGAAACGTAGAACGCTTCTGATTGGTTACGCGATACGCCTTATGAGCTATTCACAATAAGCTATTAGGTTTACAATGGTGAATTTATAACGGTAGCGGCTATggtctagtttacaccgagcacttgatacgcgtactaacaagggcaccacacacaacccgggtcaccgattttgatgaaactttacagttatgtagtattagtatagaagtactaaatgctaaacggagacgatgcactactcaaccgttgacgtgaaatcgttgtttgaatttcaccatatagctttaataccgtaatattgaaggagtttggcaagtagcagcgtggtgtggcggacagcgcgagcgcctatagttttgcaggtcgcggccgtcgcgggttcgagtccacaagtttttttttttttcttttacccagtactcttattgttacatatatatatatatatatatatatatatatatatatatatatatatatatatatataataaaatatataataaataatacacagatatagatataataatacgcaaaaaatcttctctgcattcgaacttttgttagtttactttatatacatttatatatatatatatatatatatatatatatatacacacacatagatttatatggatggcgagatatttatatgatatatttgattgtgagagttaatatgcatatttatttatgtgtaagtacaaaaacaattacaaatgaatttattcgtcgtcttgctctgtaattttgcacactttcgggtgatgataatcataaaaacaagtaaaacataaaactgatttacaccacgaacattttataaatccaatttaaatccaatttttttttttatttattatatattttattattatatatatatatatatatatatatatatatatatatatatatatatatatattgtaacaataagagtactgggtaaaagaaaaaaaaaaaaacttgtggactcgaactcgcgacggccgcgacctgcaaaactataggcgctcgcgctgtccgccacaccacgctgctacttgccaaactccttcaatattacggtattaaagctatatggtgaaattcaaacaacgatttcacgtcaacggttgagtagtgcatcgtctccgtttagcatttagtacttctatactaatactacataactgtaaagtttcatcaaaatcggtgacccgggttgtgtgtggtgcccttgtaaATCGTAACTTTCTGTTAAATTATCTTATCTTCAatgatgcgtgtatacatgacacatatatttaattatctcgattgaTATTGTACTATCTTaatatatccttttttaaatttattgccgaaattaagataatttaatagaaaattactagttagtacgcgtatcagaAGCTTCGTGTAAAGAAGACTTATTTAAGCTAAACCTACTACCTTATTGTAAATAGCTTATTGTAAATAGCTCATAAGGCGTATCGCGTAACCAATCAGAAGCGTTCTACGTTTCCTGTTTagtctttttaaaaagtttattgctTTCGTGCCCAAGTGCCGCGAAATTGCCCACGTTTCTAATTGACGGGCTGGATTTTATAAGTATCCCTTATTTAATCCAGCCCCtcaattgattatttaatataaaattttccgtTTGGCAATGTGAAAAATTATGTGCACTCATTGTTCATTGTTGTGAATTACTGTGGTAAGctactattttaattatttaacgtaACCTAATTAACTTAACTTTCTATCCCTCATATTCTTATGTGTTATAGTTTTATGTGTAAGTATGTCACATATAGCGGTTATTCTTAATTCGTTTGTTCTTCAATCTTAAATCGTTTGTTCTCCAATGTTAATTCGTTTGTTCTTAAATCTCAATTCGTTTGTTCTACAATTTTAGACGTGTTACTTTACAAAAAGATATCTTAGCGTCTACATGTGCTGTCTTGATATCTCTAGTGTTAAATATTGTTACTTTGCTCAGTTCATAATGTTCgcattaatcaaattttatgataatattcATTACGTGTGCCGTTCAAATGACATATACGAAAATAAAGAGGGTGTTGCTACGGTCAAATACAGTAACCAGTGCAGATATCCTGCAACCATTATAGCAAAAAATAGTTAGTTAAAGTAATTTATACATGTTAATTGTTGTATACATATAACAGTAAGGTAAATTGGTCTAGTGGTTAGAGATGTAccaattttctattatatattaataaagaaaatgttatttcttaatatgattttaaaaacgtGAATTTTTTAagacttatttataatataatgtatattattagcaattattctaaaaatatttctttttatatttattgtaaacattttataagaactgcttttataattaatgaaaactgTATCCATGACTGGCCACTGGGACATTAAACTATATTAATGTGTTGTATTACACTCAATTTATGTAAATCTGAATGAAACGTATTAATCCTGACTATACATTAAGTATCAAATGTAGACAGGTCTTTGatttaatgcattatttacaaaataatattttacaaaaatctaatattcaattttttcagcTTAAAAGAATACTTGAACAATGTTGAAATATAACACAAATAATTACTTAACTGTTACAGATGATAAAAAGTTATTGCaaacagtattaaaaaatattaatactaacaaaccacatatattacttttaaattgtgaTAATGCACATAACGATGAGATTGACATTGTCTTATCAAAATATgattgtcaaacaaaaaatgtgtCTGCCTCAAATGTTGAAAGCCATGAGACtgataactttcttaaaaaaaattatcagaaagATGTTTCTCTGCCTGTGTCTTGTGGTGAGTACAaattatttagtatatttaCTGTTACTTTTGAAAATGCTAATTAttagaaaagttatatttatatatttattttacatatttattttattattttcagaaacaattaatataaaaactagtgataatataaataacaataaaaccaATGTCATCAATCCAGAAAATAATTGTAAGGCGTCTGAGTCTGTACCAGCATTTAGTAACGATGAAACGAATATCTTTAATGAACATTGTATTGATATTCACATACCGATGTTATGTAACAATATGATATCCAATGCAGAGataatttttggtaaatattcatttgctttaaaattttcttataaatacagaatataaaatttgcaatgtTTATATTCTTGTGAGTATTAGATACAATTTTAATtccgaaatattttttgttaaagataatgaAATCTGTGAAGAAGTTAACATCCCCAACCACGACggcaataatgaaaataatgaaattttattgcgTGAGTATATTGTTAATGTTAACATATTGCTTTAATTGTAATCTCTTATACACTaggcaataaaattattgcatttctcctttaaaattttgcacaaattcaaataatcttaactttgttaaaaattattgtacttgaaaagtttttttttttattttaaagtttaaatctctaaggtgcatttggtcaattttgaatttctgtttTTCTGTCTTTCCTCGTTTcgctgtttctttaaaagtaaggaTGTCTTTTGTTTTCAAACATTTGCACAGTTTGGCGGACTCTACGGGGtaggataaaattttttcgcaaatgtcacgataACTATTGCGAAATTTGGAGTTTTCcttgcaaattgaaaaaaatcaggtttgtacaatttcttttcgaagtgttaaaatgtatcaaagttacatatgcatttttatcagttaccgccagcattacccggatttcgatttgtctcattgatgatggGGCGATCTTCTCTAGCGGACGTTATATGTCTTATCCTCTTTTTCAacgaaatccgcctgtttcttAATAACAAGCACAAACTCGAGAAATAGAGGATCGATGAACACCTACtttccttgcaacataactttaatTTCATTCTTGCAAAAGAACAATGATTTGAGCACATTAAATTTCGTTCAAACTAGGCATTGTGactttatcgtttgcttcttgagtgatacagtaaagaataaatttacgcTTATATAGAGTTTTGGTGTTTACAGCTTATATGAGAATGAATGTAAATCGCATCATTTCACAGCGTTTCTGTAAACCATGCAAAATGAGAAACGCTTATGCTTTATATAAgcgtaaacatattttttactgtaTCACTGAAGAAGCAAATGATAAAGTCGTAACAATGTCTAGTTTGAACaaattcaatgtgcgcaaatcattgctcttttgaaaggattaaatcaaagttatgttgcatgAAAAATAGGTATTCATTGATCCTCTATCTTTCGAGTTTGTGCACGTTATCAAGAAACAAgcaaattttatcgaaaaagaGGACAAGATCAAAGACAAATGTCAGCTAAAGAAGATCGCctcatcatcaatgagacaaatcgaaatccggATAATGCTGGCGGTAATTggcaaaaatgcatacataactttgatacatcctaactcctcgaaagaaaatcgtacgaacctaatttctctttaatttgcaaggaaaattttaaattttacgatGGCTGTTGTGACATTTGCGAACAAATTCATTCTACCCCGTGGAGTGCGTAAAACTtgcaaatgtttgaaaataaaacacgtccttacttttaaaaaaacagcGGAGGaggaaagcagaaattcaaaattgaccaaATGTACCTCGAAGTAGAGactttaaaacttaaaatataaataaaacttttcaagtacgataatttttaacaatgttatgATTATTTggagttgtgcaaaattttggcaTAAATGAGAGTTGAGATAATTTTGTTGCTTAGtgtattcacaaaaaaataatttttattttttagcattGGATATTGATACAATACATTTgcttaataatgaaaatactaATCACGGAGATGCTGAATGCGTAGAAATCTTAACTCCTTGTAAgtaacaattgtaaaaaattttgtacgttacgttaaatgttttaatatatgttCTTATTCTTGTATTCTGgtaaacatttttgaagaatttttataggaattaaaacgttttttagaaatatagaaaataagttttcttatagattttcatatataagaatttggaaattgtataaaaatcacaaaaatttcttgaaagttaaaaaattctaaaatttataagattcatataaaattttaaagaaaaaataagaagtgtcaaagaaaaacgtttttctttaacatttaacaagagttaaaaaattttttttagaattctataatttttcagattttttacataaattgtttttaatttctgtgtaatcttaaaactttttgcaaattttttcaaattttttgtatcttgaaatatttcataatttacatacatgaaacattttaaatacaattgtatattttctcaatatttttgaaaactgttCCAATTCGTAGAAGCACAATGGACTGCAGTCTGCGTGCCACAACGGCTTTCAGCCGTCTCttcagttatattattattattaatattattattacttcaattcctataaaaatttataaaaaaatttttaccatataaaaatcattaaatctacttttaattttagcttgTGATATAAGACATACTATACAGAGTGTTTTTGTATAAGTGGCCACCCCTTTTCAGctcgtaaactaacagagatagacccaataaatgcaatatcaaattaaatgggtTGAACTTAACTTTGTGATTAACCACTGTACTCATAACAATGTTAGGTTCGagccatttaatttgatattacatttattgggtctatctctgttagtttacgaAATAAAAGGGGGTGGCCACTTATACCTATACAGGACATCTtctataaagaaacatttttacagCAAAGCAGACAGAAGATAACAATTTGGATGATGATTCTGAATATTATCCATCGAATGAATCCGATTCAGAATCTTATGACGAAGGTTTTGATGCTAATGACAATAACACAGAACcagttaatattaacaaatcaaATAATTCGAATACATCTCTGGAAATAAATAAGTCAGTAGAAGTACCAGCAGGAGGAGTGCTTGATGATAAAGATTTGTGCGTTCCAACTTCGTCTAGCAGTAGTAAGGATAAGAAAACGAATTgctgttttttttgtaaaaaattacagacaAAAATTGCACGTCATTTGGAGACTGTCCATTCCAATGAATCTGAAGTTAAAAAGTTCAGTTTACTAccaaaaaaatgtgttgaacggttaaaaataatagataccATTAGACGCAAAGGAAACTTTCAATATAACGTTGATAGTAACATAAGCAAAGGCGATTTAATCGTTTGTCGAAGACCACAGGCATCAAAAAATAGGAGCAGTACAGATTATTTACCCTGTGCAAAATGTCATGGCTTTTTTTCCAAGATCTCGATTCGCAATCATTTTTACCGATGTACTGGCCGTAATAGTAAACATAATAAAGCTGTATCTGTTTTGGGACGTGCAATTTTAGGTAGAATACACAACGTAGCTTGTAAAAAGTTACGATCTGTAATATTTCCTGTCTTGAGAGAAGACGATGTATGTCGTGTAATAAGATACGacaaacttattattttatacggTAATAAATTATGCGTCAAGTATAAACTTCAGCATCAAAACGATATGATCCGCagttatttaagattattaGGACGTTTTATGTTAACtattaaagaaagaaacaaaaatgtaaCTGATCTTGAATCCGTATATTGTCCACAATTATATGATGATGTCATTAGAGCGGTTAATATAGTAGCGGGTTTAGATGAAAATATTGGTATCTATTCAAAACCTACTACAGCAGCTAATTTAggaacattattaaaaaaagttggtAACTTACTTATTATGGaatgtataaaaaatcaagATCATGAAAAAAAAGCTATGGTTAAAGACTTTTTAGATTTATTGATACATGATGAAGATTATGGTACCAGTGTTAATAAAACGGTTATGGAAACACGTTTGCAACATGAAAGACAAAAAAATGATGATCTTCCATCATTGAATGATATAGCTAagtta contains the following coding sequences:
- the LOC120357297 gene encoding uncharacterized protein LOC120357297, which codes for MSAKEDRLIINETNRNPDNAGALDIDTIHLLNNENTNHGDAECVEILTPSKQTEDNNLDDDSEYYPSNESDSESYDEGFDANDNNTEPVNINKSNNSNTSLEINKSVEVPAGGVLDDKDLCVPTSSSSSKDKKTNCCFFCKKLQTKIARHLETVHSNESEVKKFSLLPKKCVERLKIIDTIRRKGNFQYNVDSNISKGDLIVCRRPQASKNRSSTDYLPCAKCHGFFSKISIRNHFYRCTGRNSKHNKAVSVLGRAILGRIHNVACKKLRSVIFPVLREDDVCRVIRYDKLIILYGNKLCVKYKLQHQNDMIRSYLRLLGRFMLTIKERNKNVTDLESVYCPQLYDDVIRAVNIVAGLDENIGIYSKPTTAANLGTLLKKVGNLLIMECIKNQDHEKKAMVKDFLDLLIHDEDYGTSVNKTVMETRLQHERQKNDDLPSLNDIAKLYMYLKYKRQEAFNDLRKEYTYNTWKILAECTLTSVQLFNRRRAGEIERTHIVDFEQYRGIDPHTSDSLFKKISSRAKNAAKKYVRFVIRGKLGRSVPVLLNSDLLECIKTILEFRDRAKVPAGNPYVFGMPSYNLKQFKYLRACILMRKFSEECNAEVAHLLRGTKLRKHVATFCAGMELADTEISDLANFMGHAEKIHKEVYRQPIISRDILNITQHLEAAHGHNTSQDSEEDSSDSNNGYSSNNDTEGNKEGNNKTITEETNDSNSFIEYQLENIDKPKTKRRSIFTQAVINAFPKEVRRVPDIRIASRCLSHMIVKSNQSGKSDLTIMCDEHLDAMRVSGTRLISSGKALMTACVQYTWILKGDTVLDTARLDNTTQSV